The nucleotide window GTGGGCCCCCTCCTGCAGATGAACGTACCGCTGTGCCCCCTCGCTACTGCTGACCAGTCATATGGTCAGGCCAGAGCATGGTCAGCTGACGGGTCACAGGATGATGTCATCACATTAAATCATATGACAGCTGGCATGTCGGATGATGCAGCCTGGGCATTACATCACAGCTCTCCTGGCCAATCAAATGGCGAAGACAGGGCATTACATCACAGCTCTCCTGGCCAATCAAATGGCAAAGacagaacattacatcacagcTCTCCTGGCCAATCAAATGATGAAGACAGAGCATTACATCACAGCTCTCCAGACCAATCAAATGGCGAAGACAGAGCATTACATCACAGCTCTCCTGGCCAATCAAATGGCGAAGACAGAGCATTACATCACAGCTCTCCTGGCCAATCAAATGGCGAAGACAGAGCATTACATCACAGCTCTCCTGGCCAATCAAATGGCGAAGACAGAGCATTACATCACAGCTCTCCTGGCCAATCAAATGGCGAAGACAGAGCATTACATCACAGCTCTCCTGGCCAATCAAATGGCGAAGACAGAGCATTACATCACAGCTCTCCAGACCAATCAAATGGCGAAGACAGAGCATTACATCACAGCTCTCCTGGCCAATCAAATGACGAAGACAGAGCATTACATCACAGCTCTCCTGGCCAATCAAATGACGAAGACAGAGCATTACATCAC belongs to Ascaphus truei isolate aAscTru1 unplaced genomic scaffold, aAscTru1.hap1 HAP1_SCAFFOLD_2268, whole genome shotgun sequence and includes:
- the LOC142477690 gene encoding uncharacterized protein LOC142477690, with amino-acid sequence MNVPLCPLATADQSYGQARAWSADGSQDDVITLNHMTAGMSDDAAWALHHSSPGQSNGEDRALHHSSPGQSNGKDRTLHHSSPGQSNDEDRALHHSSPDQSNGEDRALHHSSPGQSNGEDRALHHSSPGQSNGEDRALHHSSPGQSNGEDRALHHSSPGQSNGEDRALHHSSPGQSNGEDRALHHSSPDQSNGEDRALHHSSPGQSNDEDRALHHSSPGQSNDEDRALHHSSPGQSNDEDRALHHSWPGPPHVTDKALHHMSAERSRGEVPENQNQQDDTEEITIISDWQEMARMDSTCRSPCDARPTHYQGAHIRNIVLQKPASGSLGFSLAGATDGATFVIKAIGPGSAAAREGSLRVGDALLQVNGHVLAGLTHGNAVRILRGAAGCVRLTVQSSAPTHSDDTSQEPTAGNPRALKGQSVLGAKCTNGSDRVKGSVCPRGKVY